A stretch of Tripterygium wilfordii isolate XIE 37 chromosome 11, ASM1340144v1, whole genome shotgun sequence DNA encodes these proteins:
- the LOC120009782 gene encoding probable transcription factor At3g04930 encodes MASEHDDTVFPEEDLDDDDDDDSQSQDDDDLDNDDVLIEEEEDEEDDLNFPSPSTSFRTGTANATVAASASSIPTATINSSTPAVTVAVPISSVMPSTAVDINDFPTAIVNQSEPDPKRQRVGETLVVQNDIKKPQPLPQMDDSRRLFQRLWTDEDEIELLQGFLEYTAQRGGNAHHQDTTLFYDQIKSKLQLDFNKNQLVEKLRRLKKKYRNVVNKISSGKEFSFKSPHDQATFEISRKIWSKDNTVLDDDEGNPNANPVDVEVKTEDFGDRKATPKSRKRSRPKSSGGAKVDDRRAVNDEFVLNNYNSNNTNNNNANNNGNVSSLIEETVKSCLSPLFKELLGGAMGLGGPSVGAGRGLGALAMNAMPLSFGGQVSFGGEVMDERWRKQQIMELEVYSKRLELVQDQIKAALEELRSAGG; translated from the coding sequence ATGGCATCAGAGCATGACGACACCGTTTTCCCCGAAGAGGACctcgacgacgacgacgacgacgactcCCAGTCTCAAGACGATGACGATCTCGACAACGACGACGTTTtaattgaagaggaagaagacgaagaagacgACCTTAACTTTCCTTCCCCTTCCACTTCATTCCGCACCGGCACAGCCAACGCCACCGTCGCTGCTTCCGCTTCCAGTATCCCGACCGCAACTATCAACTCCTCCACCCCTGCCGTGACCGTTGCTGTCCCTATCTCTTCCGTTATGCCCAGTACTGCTGTTGATATCAACGACTTTCCGACCGCCATCGTCAACCAATCTGAGCCCGATCCGAAGCGACAGCGCGTTGGTGAAACGTTAGTTGTCCAAAATGATATCAAAAAACCGCAGCCGCTGCCACAAATGGATGATTCCAGACGTCTGTTTCAACGGCTGTGGACGGACGAGGACGAGATCGAGCTCCTTCAGGGGTTCTTGGAATACACCGCACAGCGCGGAGGCAACGCGCATCATCAGGATACGACGTTGTTTTATGACCAGATAAAGTCGAAGCTCCAGCTCGATTTCAACAAGAACCAGCTGGTGGAGAAACTGCGACGTCTGAAGAAGAAGTACCGCAACGTGGTTAACAAGATCAGTTCAGGGAAAGAGTTCTCCTTCAAGAGTCCTCACGATCAGGCAACCTTTGAGATATCGCGCAAGATCTGGAGCAAAGACAATACGGTTTTGGATGACGATGAGGGGAATCCTAACGCTAATCCGGTTGATGTCGAGGTGAAAACCGAGGATTTTGGTGACCGGAAGGCGACGCCCAAGTCGAGAAAGCGGTCCCGGCCAAAATCAAGCGGTGGCGCTAAGGTTGATGATAGGCGGGCCGTGAATGACGAGTTTGtgttaaataattataatagcAACAATACTAACAATAATAATGCTAATAACAATGGGAATGTATCGAGTTTGATAGAGGAGACAGTCAAGAGCTGCTTGTCCCCATTGTTTAAGGAGCTCTTGGGTGGTGCAATGGGGTTGGGAGGACCGTCTGTAGGGGCAGGGAGGGGATTGGGGGCTTTGGCTATGAATGCAATGCCATTGAGTTTTGGTGGGCAGGTGAGTTTTGGTGGTGAAGTGATGGATGAGAGGTGGAGGAAGCAGCAGATAATGGAGTTGGAAGTTTATTCAAAGCGCTTGGAGTTGGTTCAAGACCAGATTAAGGCAGCTCTTGAGGAGTTGAGGTCTGCAGGTGGATGA